In Candidatus Paceibacterota bacterium, the genomic stretch CGGAGCGATCTCAATTTTTGCCTCAATATCAGCTCCGAATTCGTATCCTTCTCGTATTTCTGTCGCTTTGGCTTTCTGTTGCTGAAGTTCTTTGATGCGCCCACGCCCAATTTCAACATCTCGGCGAAGGATTTTTACCTCTTTTCCCGTTTTTATTTCACCTGTTTCTACTTTGCCCCCAACAATTTGTCGGTCCTTGTTTCTCGAGAATGTCTTTAGAATTTTTGCCCGGCCAGTCGCTTCTTCCGTCATTACTTTCGGTGTTCGTGTTTTTACAGTTTCTTCAAGGTACTCAACAAGTTTATATATGATATCGAACATCTGCATTTGTACCCCAAGTCGCTCTCGAAGGCTCTCTGCTTGAGAATCGATCTTTACGCTGAAGCCGATGAGGATTGATCCCACACTTCCGTTTGCAACTTTCACATCGCTTTCAGAAATGGTTCCGATCCCGCATTGAATAATTTTTAATTTTACTTTTTCTTGAGGGATTTTGGAGATTTCACTTTGAATTGCTTCAAGACTTCCTGATACGTCTGCTTTTACGACGAGGGGAATTTCAAGTCTGTCAGTCGTTTCCTCTTTTTTCTCCGGAGTTGCATCTGCTTTTTCTTTGAATGCCAAAGCTAAACTTTCCGCCTCTTTTTTATTTTCTACGGTTTTGAAAAGCTCTCCAATTTGGGGCATTTCGCTCCAACCGATAATTTTTACAGGAGAGGGAGCGGTAGCTTCAGTAATTTTCACACCAGCAAAATTTTCCATGATTCGTACGGGTGCTGTGCTTTTGCCGGAGACTACAAATGAGCCAGACTTTAATGTGCCGTCAGTGAGGATGAGTGTTGCAGAAATTCCTTTTTTCGGATCAAGATTGCTTTCGAGGACTATTCCTTCTCCTGGTTTTGAGGTGTCTGTTTTCAATTCTTCCATTTCAGAAACGAGAAGCATCATATCGAGAAGCTCGGGCACGCCTTCGCCAGTTTTTGCGGAAATAGCAATGCAGGGAATAGAACCTCCATACCCTTCGACATAGATCTCATTGGTTGCCATGCTCTGCTTCGCCATTTCTATATTTGCATTTGGTTTGTCGATTTTCGTAATTGCAACGATGAAAGGGATTTCCTCTGTTTGAATTGTTTTGAGTGCTTCAATAGTCTGCGCTTTTACGCCGTCTTCTGCAGAAACAACAAGCACGGCAATATCTGCCACGCGCACTCCGCGAGAACGGA encodes the following:
- the infB gene encoding translation initiation factor IF-2, coding for MKPEKNNTIVRPPVIAIMGHIDHGKSTLLDYIRKSNIVDKEAGGITQHVGAYEVVHKTADGKESKITFLDTPGHAAFTGIRSRGVRVADIAVLVVSAEDGVKAQTIEALKTIQTEEIPFIVAITKIDKPNANIEMAKQSMATNEIYVEGYGGSIPCIAISAKTGEGVPELLDMMLLVSEMEELKTDTSKPGEGIVLESNLDPKKGISATLILTDGTLKSGSFVVSGKSTAPVRIMENFAGVKITEATAPSPVKIIGWSEMPQIGELFKTVENKKEAESLALAFKEKADATPEKKEETTDRLEIPLVVKADVSGSLEAIQSEISKIPQEKVKLKIIQCGIGTISESDVKVANGSVGSILIGFSVKIDSQAESLRERLGVQMQMFDIIYKLVEYLEETVKTRTPKVMTEEATGRAKILKTFSRNKDRQIVGGKVETGEIKTGKEVKILRRDVEIGRGRIKELQQQKAKATEIREGYEFGADIEAKIEIAPGDRVECFDVVEK